One Candidatus Nitronauta litoralis genomic window, TGCTCGTCAAAGTGGCGGACTACTACGATGAAGAAGTGGAACGCGCCGTATCCAGCCTTTCATCAAGCATTGAGCCAATATTAATAGTGTGCATAGGGGGCATGGTGTTATTTGTCGCCCTGGCTATTTTCATGCCGATGTGGGATATGTCACAGATGGCAAGGACAAGAGGATGATGACTCCAGACGAAAAAAGCAGTTCCGGAAAATCCCCAGCCTCACCGTTTTCTCTTTTAAGGGAAAGCGGCGGTTTCACTTATATCGAACTCATCATGGTCATTGTGATGATCGGATTCTTGTCCTCAATCATAGCCTTGAAATTTGTTGAGGTTGCGGAAACGACTGAGATCACAGCAGAGGGCGCAACCATTGACCTGCTGCGGTCCAATATGATCAACACGATTGGAGAACAATTGATCAATGGAAACGCAGCAACCTTTCCTATCAACCCGTTCGACAACCTGACCAAAATCCCGCAAGGCTATGATCGGTTTCGCACCACCAAACCTACAGGGGAACCTGCGGACGATGATATCTGGGTATTTGTACGCGGCAATCAGGCCAATGCAGGCGGGCAGATCACACCACAGCAGGCGGGCACTACACTGCCCACATTCCGGGTCGACGGCTTTATCTACCACCAGAGACGCGATTCCACTGTTGTGCGATGGGCTTATGATTCTTCTACCGGTGTCATCAGTAAACGGCTGATCGAAAAACCAAGTGACCTCAAACGACAACGCGATTTTAATGCACGGACGCGAGGCGAAACCACCAGAGATCAGGAACTACAAAAAACGCGATAGAAAGTTTTAGAATCCGGATTTTTACCTTTAATACTGGCTGGCAAAAACCGTTAATAAAGCAGTGGCCGTGCAACACTGTATTTTAATCATAAAAACGGTAGAGAGACAATAAATGGAAATCGCTTACGAAGTGCTGATGGACACAGGTCAAATACTGGCGCTGGTACTGGTCAGTTTCGCACTCTGCATTTCAGCGATGATCCTGTTTAAACCCCGATGGGCGAACGCCCTGAACCGGAAATTCAACACCCTCTACAACACCGATGATTCGATGGACAAGCTCAACAAGAGAGTGTCCACAACTGATGTTGTGTTGAAAAACCGGCTTTTAATCGGTTCCCTGTTCTTTGCCGGTTCGGCCTTTGTATTCTGGTACTCACTGGCAGAATTCGATCCGCAAAAGTTCATTGATTATGTGATCCAGCCGGAAACCCGGTCGGGGATCATTTTCAGTGAAATCGTGATGGAAAGCCTGCAATGGCTGTTCATTATCGTCAGCCTGATCGGGGTGGTAACGGCCATCACTATTCTGTTCCAACCCGAGACTTTCAAAGCGTTCAGCGACAAGCTGGATCGAATGTTTTCAACAGACGAAACCGTAAAACAGCTGGAAGAACTGAATAGTTCACTCGACTCCTGGGTTATCCGGCATCATGTGCTGGTGGGCGGGCTGATGTTTGGGGGATCTATTTTCCTGATGGTGTTCTGTATACGCGAATTCATAGGGTAAAAACGATGCCAATCAAACCAAACGCTTGCTGGAAATAAAAGAATTGAAAAAATTAGCGCGTTTATGGGATGGTCAGGGAACATAATGGGTAAGTGGTTACACATTTAATACGTGGGAATTCTTACCCGGAATTGAGGAATTTGGACAAATAAAAAATTTCCTTTGATAAATGCCAGTCAAAAGTGAATTTTTGTGAGAATGGAAAATGTAAATCAATACGGCATTGAAATTGCTTTTTTATTAAACAGTTGCACGGAGTTCAAGAGGACCTGCCTTTGGGTTCCGTGAAGAGACCCAAATAAACTTTCAGGAGGAAGCCATGCTTCGCGGAAACAATAAAGAAAAGGGTTTTACACTCATTGAACTCATTCTGGTGATCGTCATTCTCGGCATCCTCACCGCAGTGGCCCTGCCACGTTTTGTTGATCTGGATGCCGATGCCCGTACCGCCCGGAATCAAGGCGCACTTGCTGCTATTCGTGGAGCCATCACCATGTTACATGGGAAATACCTCATTGATAATACCGCCAATGATTACACTGAACTTATAATTGTCAACAATACTGATATTCAGGGTGGTACCATGGGTCAAGCCGCAGGGTTACTTACGGTAACTTGGGAGGGGGAGACAACTGGTTATACTTATACCTACACGCCGAGATCAGGAAATGTTCCTGGAATTGCAGCTTGTTCAACAACAGGTTGTAGCTAGGTAAAGTTGTTTTGAAAGGCAAATTATCCTACAAATGACAAGCACTCATACAAGCCCTGCCTTTAAAAGGCAGGGCTTTTTTTTTGGCATTCCCTTTAAAGAATGGCTTACAAGCCTGGTAATTTTCATTGTCCTTGCCGGGTTATATTTTCCCTATCTTATAAATGGAATCTACGCTCCATCCGGGGCGGATCTGGCAATATTTTTTATCCCTTTCAGGCAACTTTGGGTTGATTTAGTAACTCAAGGATTTTTTCCACTTTGGGATCCTTACACCTCTTCTGGAAATCCCATTTTTGCCACCCTGCAGGGGGCGGTGCTTTACCCTTTTAGCATCCTGTTTTTGTTCCTGGATTTTTTTTCCGCGTTTAACATTACGTTTGTTCTTCACTTCAGTCTTGCCGGATTTTTCATGTACTGGCTTTTAAGGGTCAGCCCCTGCAGTCGATTGGGAGCCGCCATCGGCGCGTTGGCTTTTATGTTTGGAGGCTATCTTTTTTCTTTGAAGTTTTATTTATCCACCCTCTTTCCCGTCGTATGGAGCCCCTTACTGATCCTTTTCTTTCTGGCCGGATTGAAAAAAAATGACCGGAGGCTGATCCTGGGTGCCTCATTGGTTTCAATATTTATGATCTTTGCAGGGGGCGCTGAAACCTGCTATCAAATTTTTGCATGGCTAATTCTTTTTTCTCTTTTTCCTCGGATTATTTTTCCTGACCAGACTTTACCCGATTTAAAAAACCGACTAATTTCGCTTGGTATTTTTTTGGCCTTTTTCTTTGGAATGTCTGCCATTCAA contains:
- a CDS encoding type II secretion system protein: MMTPDEKSSSGKSPASPFSLLRESGGFTYIELIMVIVMIGFLSSIIALKFVEVAETTEITAEGATIDLLRSNMINTIGEQLINGNAATFPINPFDNLTKIPQGYDRFRTTKPTGEPADDDIWVFVRGNQANAGGQITPQQAGTTLPTFRVDGFIYHQRRDSTVVRWAYDSSTGVISKRLIEKPSDLKRQRDFNARTRGETTRDQELQKTR
- a CDS encoding type II secretion system protein, whose product is MLRGNNKEKGFTLIELILVIVILGILTAVALPRFVDLDADARTARNQGALAAIRGAITMLHGKYLIDNTANDYTELIIVNNTDIQGGTMGQAAGLLTVTWEGETTGYTYTYTPRSGNVPGIAACSTTGCS